One window of Desulfobulbaceae bacterium genomic DNA carries:
- a CDS encoding cyclase family protein codes for LVDHGLGPTQPHLIEEYKAFTGRDAKADFPDWEAGHKTLMVKGGIPGIENIGGDLDKVTGKRCFFMAFPWRWTGGDGCIVRVIAIVDPDQQFRFETGK; via the coding sequence AACTTGTTGACCATGGACTTGGGCCGACACAGCCGCATCTGATCGAGGAGTACAAAGCCTTTACAGGTCGTGATGCCAAGGCAGATTTCCCTGACTGGGAAGCCGGCCACAAAACCCTTATGGTCAAAGGCGGAATACCTGGCATTGAAAATATAGGCGGAGATCTTGACAAGGTTACTGGCAAACGGTGCTTTTTCATGGCCTTTCCCTGGCGTTGGACTGGCGGTGATGGTTGTATTGTCCGTGTTATCGCGATTGTTGATCCTGATCAGCAGTTCAGGTTTGAGACTGGAAAGTGA